One Puniceicoccales bacterium DNA window includes the following coding sequences:
- a CDS encoding VWA domain-containing protein: MKFGNIIFLYLLPLVVLLMAMIFAIGLKRKTKSLKLFASERLFAILLKDYSFKIQHVKNFIFCLATALICLALARPQIGYKLEQRQAAGADLLLAVDVSKSMLACDINPNRLERAKIVIKDMTKKLPGHRLGIIAFAGSAFLQCPLTLDYGAFDQSLTALDTDIIQNQGTEVGTAIEVACNVFSKDASNKLLVLFSDGEELEDSAITAAKKAKLSGITIHTVGLGSPDGEFIPIIDKAGNQTFLKNKAGNKIKTKLDEETLTAIAKETGGIYYRMSDNGIEDLIKTVSSIHETSDKVVESKVYNEKFQIVIFLAIIALILELLLKPNNVKTRTRDPIYTRIASLVILYLLLSTIANATQSKGEKLYMSGKYDEAAQYYADKIKAQEGNKRIDQRLQFNYGTALLANKQYKEASKVFAEALSTGTKYKLNREVFYNRGNSLVEEAKTIDKSNLDEAIKLCDESIGCFENALELDENFSDARHNLDIVKKYQEELKKRKEDQKQNNQNNSDQQKNNDNSDQKDDNQKDDSKDQKDEKNQENQDQESTDKDDSNQDKDDSDGKMTQKEAAALLDSLGQDEHAMPVIFSDAKIKQTKKIDKFW; the protein is encoded by the coding sequence ATGAAATTTGGAAATATCATTTTTTTATATCTATTGCCATTGGTTGTATTATTGATGGCAATGATATTTGCCATTGGCCTAAAGAGGAAAACTAAATCGCTAAAGCTGTTTGCTTCCGAAAGACTATTTGCCATTTTACTAAAGGATTACAGTTTTAAAATACAGCATGTAAAAAATTTCATATTCTGTCTAGCCACAGCGTTGATTTGTTTGGCATTGGCCAGGCCTCAAATCGGGTATAAACTGGAACAACGCCAGGCTGCCGGTGCCGATCTCTTGCTCGCCGTTGATGTATCCAAGAGCATGTTGGCCTGCGATATTAATCCGAACCGATTAGAACGCGCTAAAATTGTAATAAAAGATATGACAAAAAAGCTTCCGGGCCACCGGCTTGGGATAATTGCGTTTGCTGGCAGTGCATTTTTACAATGCCCATTGACACTGGACTATGGAGCATTTGACCAATCATTAACTGCATTGGATACAGATATCATACAAAACCAGGGAACCGAAGTTGGTACGGCCATTGAAGTTGCCTGCAATGTATTTTCAAAAGACGCTTCAAATAAACTACTGGTGCTGTTTTCTGACGGTGAAGAACTTGAAGATTCTGCCATAACAGCTGCTAAAAAGGCCAAATTGAGCGGGATAACCATCCACACCGTAGGACTGGGATCACCCGACGGAGAATTTATCCCAATTATTGATAAGGCTGGCAATCAGACTTTTTTGAAAAATAAAGCCGGCAATAAGATAAAAACAAAACTCGACGAGGAAACACTCACAGCCATTGCCAAGGAAACCGGTGGTATTTATTATAGGATGTCGGACAATGGAATAGAAGATTTAATAAAGACCGTGTCATCAATCCACGAAACTTCCGACAAGGTTGTCGAAAGTAAAGTATATAACGAAAAATTTCAGATTGTCATATTTTTGGCAATCATCGCGCTGATATTGGAGCTATTACTGAAACCAAATAACGTAAAAACGAGGACCAGAGATCCGATATATACGCGCATTGCCAGTCTCGTAATTCTATATCTTCTGTTGTCAACCATAGCAAATGCAACCCAAAGTAAGGGTGAAAAATTGTATATGTCTGGTAAATATGACGAAGCAGCTCAATATTATGCTGATAAAATCAAGGCCCAGGAAGGAAATAAGCGCATCGATCAAAGATTACAATTTAATTACGGTACGGCACTATTAGCCAATAAACAGTACAAAGAAGCGAGTAAAGTTTTCGCCGAGGCACTTAGCACCGGCACAAAATATAAATTGAATAGGGAAGTGTTTTATAATCGAGGAAATTCCCTGGTCGAAGAAGCTAAAACAATAGATAAAAGCAATCTAGATGAGGCCATAAAGCTATGCGATGAAAGTATAGGTTGCTTCGAAAATGCTTTGGAACTGGATGAAAATTTCTCAGACGCTAGGCATAACCTGGATATAGTAAAAAAATATCAAGAGGAGTTAAAAAAACGCAAAGAAGACCAAAAACAGAATAACCAAAACAACTCTGATCAACAAAAAAATAACGACAATTCCGATCAGAAGGACGATAACCAGAAGGATGATTCGAAGGATCAGAAGGATGAAAAGAACCAGGAAAACCAGGACCAGGAATCAACTGACAAAGACGACTCCAATCAGGACAAGGACGATTCCGATGGCAAGATGACACAAAAAGAAGCTGCTGCTCTGTTGGATTCCCTCGGTCAGGATGAACATGCTATGCCGGTAATTTTTTCCGATGCAAAAATTAAACAGACAAAAAAAATCGATAAATTCTGGTAA
- a CDS encoding SH3 domain-containing protein — MAENSFFDGNEYFNNGKYQEAIESYNGAIAEEGYSFAKLFNLGMAHKYNGNNGLALLNFERARHINQSKKVLSQINDIRNKLGIQPDTGLAEYSQPKTIKLWLALACISFWKAVFFISLIIMTRKFSKISTVMAGLFAIIFTLALVEINKLTTDGLSAAIVINNGAELLAAPVSKSSKIGQVNEGEYVKASSSKNNFVHIKSKTGVRGWVKTTDIEPIIPKV; from the coding sequence TTGGCAGAAAACAGTTTTTTCGATGGAAATGAATACTTTAATAACGGGAAATACCAGGAAGCGATCGAATCCTACAACGGAGCAATAGCAGAAGAAGGCTATTCATTTGCGAAATTATTCAATCTAGGGATGGCGCATAAATATAATGGCAACAATGGGTTAGCATTGCTTAATTTCGAGAGAGCCAGGCATATCAACCAATCTAAAAAAGTTCTAAGCCAGATAAATGATATTCGAAATAAATTGGGAATACAGCCCGACACCGGCCTGGCAGAATACTCTCAGCCAAAAACCATCAAGCTATGGCTAGCCCTGGCATGTATTTCGTTTTGGAAAGCCGTATTCTTCATTTCATTGATTATTATGACAAGGAAATTCTCAAAAATATCTACGGTAATGGCTGGATTGTTTGCCATCATTTTTACGTTGGCACTCGTTGAAATTAATAAACTGACCACCGATGGCCTATCCGCAGCAATTGTGATAAATAATGGAGCAGAACTGCTAGCAGCACCGGTATCCAAGAGCTCAAAAATCGGCCAAGTCAATGAAGGCGAGTATGTTAAAGCATCTTCTTCAAAGAACAATTTTGTTCATATTAAATCCAAAACTGGTGTGCGTGGCTGGGTAAAAACCACGGACATCGAACCGATAATTCCTAAGGTCTAG
- a CDS encoding BatD family protein: MQKFFLILCMSHSLIGFCAEMQITARFDPDEISINDTSQYVVEFVGVRAVDLDFPNVDGIELGHSVQSYVTVTNINGAVTQKSVKIYSAIPTTPGVVTIPSYKVNIGSKSYDVPAATLKILDKKSAHKKVSSNENRQGWIDIEFDKEREYFVGESIPIKIIAKMSAACEWQLKTNAPIKVGDSFSDGPFSAHTTLAGNDKISCSWDTTITPIKSGNSTFLYELPMTVTIPYEFVLFPVSKDVILSSDTMALDIKQLPQNSQPNDFSEAIGDFKLGRIKLSTDSALVNDPITLSIEITGNGNFQRMKIPRLDEDENWKVYTPKANFTADDKIGYYGSKTFDYVIAPKTTGQIKIPSLKFSYFNPSLREYKTIDIGGDREVIVSRSGNFSQPSGDDNQKNQKNQKNQKNVTAKKHKTYDDSLIYVDSNNYPSIGLNIYDRWFWLLNLVMFFLVAIGIIRLRASCNAQRNSSQKTKLSAKEEFSKAYNSALLALKSSDSKAFYEHARIAIAKKLELVSGQKIDPGLHNIDETIGRVNLTNETKAWLKNFLSESEMVVFSSHQPDITHTKELASEFSKFINSFGK; encoded by the coding sequence ATGCAAAAGTTTTTTCTTATCCTATGTATGTCGCACAGCCTGATCGGGTTTTGTGCCGAAATGCAAATAACTGCCCGGTTCGATCCGGACGAAATCTCCATAAATGACACTAGTCAATATGTGGTCGAATTCGTCGGAGTCAGAGCAGTTGACCTGGATTTTCCAAATGTAGATGGTATTGAGCTGGGGCATTCGGTGCAGAGCTATGTCACCGTGACAAACATCAATGGTGCTGTGACACAGAAATCCGTAAAAATATATTCAGCCATACCCACAACACCGGGAGTGGTGACCATACCAAGCTATAAGGTTAACATTGGATCAAAGTCCTATGATGTTCCAGCAGCAACGCTTAAAATATTGGACAAAAAATCGGCACACAAAAAGGTTTCTTCCAATGAAAATCGCCAGGGTTGGATAGACATAGAATTTGATAAAGAGCGGGAGTATTTTGTTGGAGAATCGATACCGATTAAAATAATTGCAAAAATGTCAGCGGCCTGTGAATGGCAGCTGAAAACCAACGCACCTATAAAGGTCGGTGATTCGTTCTCTGATGGGCCATTTTCGGCGCATACGACTTTAGCCGGTAATGACAAAATTTCATGTTCCTGGGATACCACAATAACTCCAATAAAATCAGGAAATAGCACATTTTTATACGAGTTGCCGATGACCGTCACCATACCCTATGAGTTCGTACTTTTTCCGGTTAGCAAAGATGTTATTTTATCAAGTGACACTATGGCATTGGACATAAAGCAATTACCGCAGAACTCTCAACCAAACGATTTTTCCGAAGCCATCGGTGATTTTAAGCTTGGAAGGATTAAATTATCCACGGATAGTGCCCTCGTGAACGATCCAATCACATTAAGCATCGAGATAACCGGCAACGGTAATTTCCAGAGAATGAAAATTCCCAGGCTGGATGAGGATGAAAACTGGAAGGTTTATACACCCAAAGCAAATTTTACAGCCGACGACAAAATCGGCTATTATGGTAGCAAAACCTTTGACTATGTAATAGCGCCAAAAACAACTGGTCAGATCAAAATCCCTAGTCTGAAATTTTCTTATTTTAATCCTAGTCTAAGGGAATATAAAACAATAGACATTGGCGGTGATAGGGAGGTAATTGTCTCCAGATCCGGCAATTTTAGCCAGCCTAGCGGTGATGATAATCAAAAAAATCAGAAAAATCAGAAAAATCAGAAAAATGTCACAGCGAAAAAACACAAAACCTATGATGATTCGCTTATCTATGTAGATTCAAATAATTATCCATCCATTGGGCTGAATATATATGACAGGTGGTTCTGGTTATTGAACCTGGTAATGTTTTTTCTGGTGGCAATTGGAATAATTCGTCTAAGAGCTTCATGTAACGCACAAAGAAACTCATCCCAAAAAACAAAATTATCCGCAAAAGAGGAATTTTCCAAGGCCTATAACTCAGCGTTACTTGCGTTAAAATCCTCTGACTCTAAAGCATTTTATGAACACGCAAGAATAGCCATCGCAAAGAAATTAGAATTGGTTTCGGGCCAAAAAATCGATCCTGGCCTACACAATATTGATGAAACGATTGGTAGGGTTAATTTAACTAATGAAACAAAAGCCTGGCTGAAAAATTTTCTCAGCGAATCCGAAATGGTAGTGTTTAGTAGCCATCAGCCGGACATAACCCATACAAAAGAGCTGGCTAGCGAATTCAGTAAATTTATAAACAGTTTTGGTAAATAG
- a CDS encoding 16S rRNA (uracil(1498)-N(3))-methyltransferase — protein sequence MSTIRCFVGEQTKLAPGSRCLISKQESHHLLRVLRVRPSDSVRLMNGHGEIADATVCGKIGDLVELQIGAVSIYKRSRLVLCQALLKNKAMDLVIRDASALGVAKILPLVTERTEVKFDKKSATSKLLHWRAIAIESCKQSGEAFVPEILNPVAIESFLFLNTFTEISIVGSLYSTDEKRITDYQTEICNAQTVNLIIGPEGDFSQREYEMMLTRGVKFIRLTQNILRSETAALCLLSLTDQIALR from the coding sequence ATGTCAACCATCCGTTGTTTCGTTGGTGAACAGACAAAATTGGCCCCGGGATCAAGATGCCTAATTTCGAAACAGGAATCACATCATCTGCTTAGGGTTCTTAGAGTTAGACCCTCTGACTCTGTGCGGCTGATGAACGGCCATGGTGAAATAGCCGACGCCACCGTTTGCGGTAAAATTGGGGACCTGGTCGAACTGCAAATAGGAGCCGTAAGTATTTACAAGCGGAGCCGATTAGTACTATGCCAGGCTCTGTTGAAAAACAAAGCCATGGATCTGGTTATCAGAGATGCCTCGGCGCTGGGTGTGGCAAAAATTTTGCCGCTGGTCACCGAAAGAACCGAGGTAAAATTTGATAAAAAATCAGCAACCAGCAAGTTATTGCACTGGAGAGCAATAGCAATCGAATCCTGCAAGCAATCCGGCGAGGCATTTGTTCCAGAAATACTAAATCCAGTTGCCATCGAAAGTTTTTTATTTTTAAATACATTCACTGAAATTTCGATAGTCGGGAGTTTATACAGTACCGACGAAAAGCGAATAACTGATTATCAGACAGAAATATGCAATGCACAAACCGTAAATCTAATTATTGGCCCGGAAGGTGATTTTTCCCAGCGGGAATATGAAATGATGCTAACCCGGGGTGTGAAATTTATCAGATTGACTCAGAACATATTAAGGTCTGAAACAGCGGCTTTATGCCTTTTGAGTTTAACGGACCAGATAGCACTGCGATGA